Proteins found in one Limnohabitans sp. TEGF004 genomic segment:
- a CDS encoding ABC transporter ATP-binding protein produces MTKATELLRMEGLSAGYGEAVVLHDISLSVNEGETLALLGRNGTGKTTLMDTLVGVTTQHGGTIQLGGAALHRMAPHERAAAGIGWVPQERNIFKSLSVHENLTAVARGASNTKHRAWTPERVYELFPRLAERQDNLGTQLSGGEQQMLAVGRALVLNPRLLLLDEPLEGLAPIIVEELLRAIARITREEGLSAIIVEQHPQAILKISHQALVLDHGTVVHSGSAQALLDQPDLLDRLLGVARVD; encoded by the coding sequence ATGACTAAAGCCACAGAACTGTTGCGCATGGAAGGTTTGAGCGCGGGCTACGGTGAAGCCGTGGTGTTGCACGACATTTCGCTGAGCGTGAACGAAGGTGAAACCTTAGCGTTGCTAGGCCGAAACGGCACAGGCAAAACCACGCTGATGGACACCTTGGTGGGCGTGACCACACAACATGGCGGCACGATTCAATTGGGCGGGGCTGCTTTGCATCGCATGGCGCCGCATGAACGTGCTGCGGCTGGCATTGGCTGGGTGCCACAAGAGCGCAACATTTTTAAGTCGCTCTCTGTGCATGAAAACCTCACGGCGGTGGCACGTGGTGCGAGCAACACAAAGCATCGCGCTTGGACGCCCGAGCGTGTGTACGAGTTGTTCCCACGTTTGGCAGAACGTCAAGATAACTTGGGCACACAGCTCTCAGGAGGCGAGCAACAAATGTTGGCTGTGGGTCGCGCCTTGGTGCTCAACCCACGTTTGCTGTTGTTGGATGAACCCTTAGAGGGATTGGCCCCCATCATTGTGGAAGAGTTGTTGCGTGCGATTGCACGCATCACCCGCGAAGAGGGTTTGAGCGCCATCATCGTTGAGCAACACCCACAAGCGATTTTGAAGATCAGCCACCAAGCGCTGGTGCTTGACCACGGCACGGTGGTGCACAGCGGCAGCGCGCAAGCGTTGTTGGATCAACCCGACTTGTTGGATCGTCTGCTGGGCGTTGCCCGTGTCGATTGA